A portion of the Macaca thibetana thibetana isolate TM-01 chromosome 9, ASM2454274v1, whole genome shotgun sequence genome contains these proteins:
- the WBP1L gene encoding WW domain binding protein 1-like isoform X1 — MERRRLLGGMALLLLQALPSPLSARAEPPQDKEACVGTNNQSYICDTGHCCGQSQCCNYYYELWWFWLVWTIIIILSCCCVCHHRRAKHRLQAQQRQHEINLIAYREAHNYSALPFYFRFLPNYLLPPYEEVVNRPPTPPPPYSAFQLQQQQLLPPQCGPAGGSPPGVDPTRGSQGAQSSPLSGPSRSSTRPPSIADPEPSDLPVDRAATKAPGMEPSGSVAGLGELDPGAFLDKDAECREELLKDDSSEHGAPDSKEKTPGRHRRFTGDSGIEVCVCNRGHHDDDLKEFNTLIDDALDGPLDFCDSCHVRPPGDEEEGLCQPSEEQAREPGHPHLPRPPACLLLNTINEQDSPNSQSSSSPS, encoded by the exons gatAAGGAAGCCTGTGTGGGTACCAACAATCAAAGCTACATCTGTGACACAGGACACTGCTGTGGACAGTCTCAGTGCTGCAACTACTACTATGAACTCTGGT GGTTCTGGCTGGTGTggaccatcatcatcatcctgaGCTGCTGCTGTGTCTGCCACCACCGCCGAGCCAAGCACCGCCTTCAGGCCCAGCAGCGGCAACATGAAATCAACCTGATCGCCTACCGAGAAGCCCACAATTACTCAGCGCTGCCATTTTATTTCA GGTTTTTGCCAAACTATTTACTACCTCCTTATGAGGAAGTGGTGAACCGACCTCCAACTCCTCCCCCACCATACAGTGCCTTCCAGctacagcagcagcagctgctgcctcCACAGTGTGGCCCTGCAGGTGGCAGTCCCCCCGGCGTCGATCCCACCAGGGGATCCCAGGGGGCACAGAGCAGCCCCTTGTCTGGTCCCAGCAGAAGCAGCACAAGACCCCCAAGCATCGCTGACCCTGAGCCCTCTGACCTACCAGTTGACCGAGCAGCCACCAAAGCCCCGGGGATGGAGCCCAGTGGCTCTGTGGCCGGCCTGGGGGAACTGGACCCAGGGGCCTTCCTGGACAAGGATGCAGAATGTAGGGAGGAACTGCTGAAAGATGACAGCTCTGAACACGGCGCACCCGACAGCAAAGAGAAGACGCCTGGGAGACACCGCCGCTTCACAGGTGACTCAGGCattgaagtgtgtgtgtgcaacCGAGGCCACCATGACGATGACCTCAAAGAGTTCAACACGCTCATTGATGATGCTCTGGATGGGCCCCTAGACTTCTGCGACAGCTGCCATGTGCGGCCCCCTGGTGACGAGGAGGAAGGCCTCTGCCAGCCCTCTGAGGAGCAGGCTCGAGAGCCCGGGCACCCGCACCTGCCACGGCCACCCGCATGCCTGCTGCTGAACACCATCAACGAGCAGGACTCTCCCAACTCCCAGAGCAGCAGCTCCCCCAGCTAG
- the WBP1L gene encoding WW domain binding protein 1-like isoform X2 — translation MPFLLGLRQDKEACVGTNNQSYICDTGHCCGQSQCCNYYYELWWFWLVWTIIIILSCCCVCHHRRAKHRLQAQQRQHEINLIAYREAHNYSALPFYFRFLPNYLLPPYEEVVNRPPTPPPPYSAFQLQQQQLLPPQCGPAGGSPPGVDPTRGSQGAQSSPLSGPSRSSTRPPSIADPEPSDLPVDRAATKAPGMEPSGSVAGLGELDPGAFLDKDAECREELLKDDSSEHGAPDSKEKTPGRHRRFTGDSGIEVCVCNRGHHDDDLKEFNTLIDDALDGPLDFCDSCHVRPPGDEEEGLCQPSEEQAREPGHPHLPRPPACLLLNTINEQDSPNSQSSSSPS, via the exons gatAAGGAAGCCTGTGTGGGTACCAACAATCAAAGCTACATCTGTGACACAGGACACTGCTGTGGACAGTCTCAGTGCTGCAACTACTACTATGAACTCTGGT GGTTCTGGCTGGTGTggaccatcatcatcatcctgaGCTGCTGCTGTGTCTGCCACCACCGCCGAGCCAAGCACCGCCTTCAGGCCCAGCAGCGGCAACATGAAATCAACCTGATCGCCTACCGAGAAGCCCACAATTACTCAGCGCTGCCATTTTATTTCA GGTTTTTGCCAAACTATTTACTACCTCCTTATGAGGAAGTGGTGAACCGACCTCCAACTCCTCCCCCACCATACAGTGCCTTCCAGctacagcagcagcagctgctgcctcCACAGTGTGGCCCTGCAGGTGGCAGTCCCCCCGGCGTCGATCCCACCAGGGGATCCCAGGGGGCACAGAGCAGCCCCTTGTCTGGTCCCAGCAGAAGCAGCACAAGACCCCCAAGCATCGCTGACCCTGAGCCCTCTGACCTACCAGTTGACCGAGCAGCCACCAAAGCCCCGGGGATGGAGCCCAGTGGCTCTGTGGCCGGCCTGGGGGAACTGGACCCAGGGGCCTTCCTGGACAAGGATGCAGAATGTAGGGAGGAACTGCTGAAAGATGACAGCTCTGAACACGGCGCACCCGACAGCAAAGAGAAGACGCCTGGGAGACACCGCCGCTTCACAGGTGACTCAGGCattgaagtgtgtgtgtgcaacCGAGGCCACCATGACGATGACCTCAAAGAGTTCAACACGCTCATTGATGATGCTCTGGATGGGCCCCTAGACTTCTGCGACAGCTGCCATGTGCGGCCCCCTGGTGACGAGGAGGAAGGCCTCTGCCAGCCCTCTGAGGAGCAGGCTCGAGAGCCCGGGCACCCGCACCTGCCACGGCCACCCGCATGCCTGCTGCTGAACACCATCAACGAGCAGGACTCTCCCAACTCCCAGAGCAGCAGCTCCCCCAGCTAG